The Ictalurus punctatus breed USDA103 chromosome 9, Coco_2.0, whole genome shotgun sequence genome contains a region encoding:
- the entpd5a gene encoding ectonucleoside triphosphate diphosphohydrolase 5 has product MPQQMFLLSVVSMWLLAGYFPAEATYYNHPLYNRHLYNYRHRIFNHHASMDNLLPPEVPAEAEVLPPRTFHGIMFDAGSTGTRIHIYKFIQKDPAGLPVLDNEMYNAVKPGLSAYGDNPEEGGETIRQLLKVAKKTIPKEEWWQTPVLLKATAGLRLMPKEKAQALLDEVKHVFDESPFYVPKNSVTLMNGTNEGVLAWVTVNFLTGHLYANTRKTVGILDLGGGSTQITFLPKSKKTVQNAPHDYIARINMFNTTYELYTHSYLGNGLVAARLATLGALGADGLDYKVFTSSCLPKKFREDWTFGGITYKVSGIPDGYAGYKLCYHEVMRVVKGIIHQPYEVKGNSVFYAFSYYYDRAVESGLIDGSRGGVVEVRDFKKKAKEVCNKMTKYRPISPFLCMDMTYITVLLKEGFGFKDNTVLQLAKKVNNVETSWALGATFDYFHNLNIH; this is encoded by the exons ATGCCACAGCAGATGTTTCTTCTGTCAGTGGTGTCCATGTGGCTTTTGGCTGGGTACTTCCCAGCTGAAGCAACATACTACAACCATCCCTTGTACAACCGCCATTTGTACAATTACCGCCACCGCATATTCAACCACCATGCCAGCATGGACAATCTACTGCCTCCAGAGGTACCAGCAGAGGCGGAGGTACTACCGCCTCGCACCTTTCATGGGATCATGTTTGACGCCGGCAGCACTGGCACCCGCATCCACATCTACAAGTTCATTCAGAAGGACCCAG cTGGGCTGCCGGTGCTTGATAATGAAATGTATAATGCAGTGAAGCCTGGACTGTCAGCATATGGAGATAATCCTGAAGAG GGTGGAGAGACCATCAGACAGCTGCTGAAGGTGGCTAAAAAGACCATCCCCAAGGAGGAATGGTGGCAGACCCCCGTGTTACTGAAAGCCACCGCTGGCCTGCGGTTGATGCCCAAGGAGAAAGCCCAAGCTCTGTTGGACGAG GTGAAACATGTATTTGACGAATCTCCTTTCTATGTGCCAAAGAACAGTGTCACACTCATGAATGGCACAAATGAAG GAGTGCTGGCCTGGGTTACAGTGAATTTCCTGACAG GTCACTTGTATGCCAATACCAGAAAAACTGTAGGAATCTTGGATCTGGGTGGAGGTTCAACCCAGATCACATTTCTCCCAAAATCAAAG AAAACAGTGCAGAATGCTCCTCACGATTACATTGCGCGCATCAACATGTTCAACACTACTTACGAGCTTTACACCCACAG TTACCTTGGAAATGGACTTGTTGCAGCCCGACTGGCGACTCTCGGTGCGCTTGGAGCAGATG GTCTTGACTACAAGGTTTTCACAAGTTCTTGCCTACCTAAGAAGTTCAGAGAAGATTGGACCTTTGGTGGGATCACCTACAAAGTCAGTGGAATCCCAGATG GTTATGCAGGATATAAACTGTGCTACCATGAAGTGATGCGTGTAGTGAAAGGGATCATACACCAGCCCTATGAAGTCAAGGGAAACAGTGTCTTCTATGCCTTCTCCTATTACTATGACAGAGCTGTGGAGTCTGGCCTTATTG ATGGCTCCAGAGGCGGTGTTGTTGAGGTCAGAGATTTCAAGAAGAAAGCCAAGGAAG TTTGCAACAAGATGACTAAATACCGTCCTATCAGCCCTTTCTTGTGCATGGATATGACCTATATCACTGTCCTTCTGAAAGAGGGATTTGGCTTCAAGGATAACACTGTTCTGCAG CTTGCTAAAAAGGTGAACAATGTTGAAACGAGCTGGGCCTTAGGGGCAACTTTTGATTACTTTCACAACCTGAACATTCACTAA